From the Chloroflexus aurantiacus J-10-fl genome, one window contains:
- a CDS encoding STAS/SEC14 domain-containing protein, which produces MPYRIRRRAHDLIWVVMEEHLHLAEAERYYHEMWRLLDQCPKPTDLLVDGRRISGADRGARQRTEAIVHHKHLGRIAFIVSEHHLLIFAPLVRFVSGIGLFATEQEALRFLGTVMEYGD; this is translated from the coding sequence ATGCCTTACCGCATTCGTCGCCGTGCCCACGATCTGATCTGGGTGGTGATGGAGGAACATCTGCACCTGGCCGAAGCGGAACGGTATTATCACGAAATGTGGCGCTTGCTCGATCAGTGTCCAAAGCCGACGGATTTGCTGGTCGATGGTCGTCGTATCTCTGGCGCTGATCGCGGCGCACGGCAGCGTACTGAGGCTATCGTTCACCATAAGCATCTTGGTCGGATTGCCTTTATCGTGTCTGAGCATCATCTGCTGATATTTGCTCCACTGGTACGTTTTGTCAGTGGCATCGGGTTGTTTGCCACTGAACAAGAGGCGCTGCGTTTTCTGGGTACGGTGATGGAATACGGTGACTGA
- a CDS encoding YbaY family lipoprotein — MLDMRRTIYTLIGLLLTLIPASAIAQPTASLSGIITYREQIALPADALVTLQIAEVTSQGTGGRVVVEQTFTTNGAQPPFRFNLAYNPALIDAGRVYTLQGRIQSGGRTLFSTNTLIPVITGNAPRTDIQVVMAATASTSLPAAGSELWLIGVALGLGCIGGIVHGIRRRIR; from the coding sequence ATGCTGGATATGCGGCGGACAATCTATACGCTGATTGGTCTGCTCCTGACATTGATACCCGCCAGCGCAATCGCCCAACCGACGGCCAGTCTGAGCGGGATTATTACCTATCGCGAGCAGATTGCACTGCCTGCCGATGCACTGGTAACACTTCAGATTGCTGAGGTGACATCACAGGGAACCGGTGGGCGGGTGGTGGTTGAACAGACCTTCACGACAAATGGCGCTCAACCACCGTTTCGCTTCAATCTGGCCTACAATCCGGCTCTGATCGACGCAGGGCGAGTGTATACGCTGCAAGGTCGGATTCAATCCGGCGGACGCACGCTATTCTCGACCAACACACTCATTCCGGTCATTACCGGCAATGCTCCGCGTACCGATATTCAGGTGGTGATGGCGGCCACTGCCAGTACCAGCCTGCCTGCCGCCGGCAGTGAATTGTGGCTGATCGGCGTGGCACTGGGTTTAGGGTGTATCGGTGGCATCGTGCATGGCATCCGCCGCAGGATACGATGA
- a CDS encoding MarR family winged helix-turn-helix transcriptional regulator, producing MYHELDPPYTAEQVAKLFNLVHSELMGQSMETLLQFLQRSNLSMPRLVSLMYIQRQRATTISSLSEHLNLTLGTTSQMIEQLVQDGLVERSEAPHDRRQKLVSLTATGEAIVAEARQIRLHEASRHLSRLPPALLAQLGQALHAACREWNLVTTT from the coding sequence ATGTATCACGAACTTGATCCGCCCTACACCGCCGAACAGGTTGCCAAACTCTTCAACCTTGTACACAGTGAACTCATGGGTCAGAGTATGGAGACGCTCCTGCAATTTCTTCAGCGCTCCAATCTCTCGATGCCGCGTCTGGTCTCGCTGATGTACATTCAGCGGCAGCGCGCAACCACTATTTCATCCTTGAGCGAACATCTCAATCTGACTCTCGGTACGACCAGTCAGATGATCGAGCAGCTCGTGCAGGATGGCCTGGTTGAGCGCTCTGAAGCGCCGCATGATCGCCGCCAGAAACTGGTTTCCCTTACCGCAACCGGTGAAGCGATTGTCGCCGAAGCGCGCCAGATTCGATTGCATGAGGCCAGCCGTCATCTCAGCCGGTTGCCACCTGCATTGCTCGCGCAGTTGGGACAGGCGCTGCACGCCGCCTGTCGCGAGTGGAATCTTGTGACTACCACGTAG
- the aat gene encoding leucyl/phenylalanyl-tRNA--protein transferase, translating to MSKTVLTPELLLSAYAQGIFPMADARGEIGWYEPIRRAIIPLDERFHVPRRLARTVRSGFYTVTFDAAFADVIEACAAPAPGRETTWISPEIIRAYTELHRLGYAHSVECWRDGQLAGGLYGVALGGLFAGESMFHRMRDASKVALVHLVERLRRGGFVLLDSQFLTGTHMLQFGAIEIPRAEYHRLLRQALTVPATW from the coding sequence ATGAGCAAAACTGTACTCACTCCAGAATTGCTCTTGTCTGCCTACGCGCAGGGCATCTTCCCAATGGCAGACGCACGTGGCGAGATTGGCTGGTACGAACCGATTCGACGGGCGATTATTCCGCTCGACGAACGGTTTCACGTTCCGCGACGGCTGGCGCGCACCGTGCGCTCGGGGTTCTATACCGTGACGTTTGATGCGGCCTTTGCAGATGTGATTGAAGCGTGTGCAGCCCCGGCGCCGGGCCGTGAAACAACCTGGATTTCGCCCGAGATCATTCGTGCGTACACCGAATTACACCGTCTGGGATACGCGCATAGTGTAGAGTGCTGGCGCGATGGTCAACTGGCCGGGGGGCTATACGGGGTAGCGCTTGGCGGTCTCTTTGCCGGTGAGAGCATGTTTCATCGCATGCGCGATGCCAGCAAAGTCGCCCTGGTGCACCTCGTTGAACGCTTGCGCCGTGGCGGCTTTGTGCTTCTTGACTCACAATTCCTCACCGGGACGCACATGCTGCAATTTGGCGCCATCGAGATACCGCGCGCCGAATATCACCGGCTCCTGCGCCAGGCATTGACCGTCCCGGCGACATGGTAA
- a CDS encoding DUF1444 family protein: protein MSGQSPLSCAEFVIEVEQRLQAEPAIDFLGREGEVIQVRAGQRRLRIDIKPFYNAYTQAPEHFDLVYATLLRVLYEQVPAREAKTFSEVAQRVLPMLKPIVLLNAVFEKKLPMLAYRPFLADLIITYVIDEPQTVAYINERHLERWGIGEHVLHEQALTNLAARTQERARFLVTGEGAQRLIIANSQDGYDATRILLPNLLASWQPHFPGTMVIGIPNRDFLIAFSDADESILTSVAHQIQLDAAQRDNGLTDQLFTIEDGQVREYHWV from the coding sequence ATGAGCGGGCAGTCTCCGCTAAGTTGTGCTGAATTTGTGATCGAAGTCGAACAACGGTTGCAGGCCGAACCTGCCATCGACTTTCTCGGTCGTGAAGGGGAAGTGATCCAGGTGCGCGCCGGTCAGCGTCGGTTGCGGATCGACATAAAACCCTTTTACAATGCCTATACGCAGGCTCCAGAGCACTTTGATCTGGTGTATGCGACGCTGCTCCGTGTCCTGTATGAACAGGTACCTGCTCGTGAAGCAAAAACATTTAGCGAAGTAGCGCAGCGCGTTCTCCCCATGCTCAAGCCGATTGTGCTACTCAACGCCGTCTTCGAGAAAAAATTGCCGATGCTGGCGTATCGTCCATTTCTTGCCGATCTCATTATCACCTACGTCATCGACGAACCGCAGACGGTGGCGTACATCAACGAACGGCATCTCGAACGGTGGGGAATTGGCGAGCACGTGCTTCACGAGCAAGCGCTGACCAACCTGGCTGCCCGCACTCAGGAGCGGGCCAGGTTTCTGGTGACCGGAGAAGGGGCACAGCGCCTGATTATCGCCAATTCGCAAGATGGGTATGACGCTACTCGCATCTTACTGCCCAACCTCCTGGCAAGCTGGCAACCCCACTTTCCGGGAACGATGGTGATCGGCATTCCCAATCGCGATTTTCTCATCGCCTTCAGCGATGCCGACGAAAGCATTCTGACCAGCGTCGCGCACCAGATTCAGCTCGATGCTGCTCAGCGTGACAATGGCTTAACCGACCAACTCTTCACGATTGAGGATGGTCAGGTACGTGAATATCATTGGGTGTAG
- the bchH gene encoding magnesium chelatase subunit H, whose product MSQPLEFVMVLGLQRYSQDFFRRAEAEVRKEVPDFRLHIFEDRDVTARPAEVEAAIARCQCLILSLITLNETAEVLVPMVERHDPPVVFSFEGLPEVMRLNKVGSYNLKAGKGMPKPVQNIARLLVGGREEDAFYGYVKLQKITSKLINFLPGKRLNDFRNWTNVNNYWNHRSVANAANMFKLILREYGGMSHLRVDPVVEMPNMGFAHPDAPRLFASPAEYERWEKERNRARKDVPPPLGTVAVLSFRAHILSGADYHHKIVRALEAAGLRVLPIFVMGIESHIVVREWLSHMKVDLVINTMGFPLVGGPAGSTKAGLTVDVARELLSKLDTPYIVAQPLFVQDEDDWRERGVGPLQSTFLFSLPEMDGAVAPVVLGGMRGSTITTVPDRLERLARMARGFVRLRKKANRDKKVAIIVYNYPPGQGKVATAALLDVPASLIAILDRLAAEGYDVGRYPRDPAVFARCLEGLVSDQPLPPGHPPVVIGTSADRQDFYRWLRPIDQERINARWGEFPGDIAPLGRDKVRLAGTQIGNIFIGVQPVIGMPGDPMRLLFDKENTPHHQYALFYRYLSEQFGADAIIHLGMHGTAEWMPGVQLGVTDRCWPDVLLGEVPNFYVYPINNPAEANIAKRRGYSTIIGHAIPPYGRAGLYRELQALQDLLTEYRERPAALADDDQSPEAVAIMQKIALLNLDQDLVRQPDEPFSRFASRAYAYLRDLATTMITDRLHVLGSAPPPEEQLTLIVETLKVPRGELPGLADLLLSARQPGLRYNELLAQARQGDATALALREEIETRCTELVQQTVFGQMTPERAAQTFGLPVAEVTGLVQHGRALLAALRDNTQELDFLMHGLAGRYIPAAPGGDIIRDGVTVLPTGRNIHSLDPFRVPTDSAYERGVRIAEALIAAHRAETGQYPETIAQVLWGLDAIKTKGESIGIVLGLIGARPVKDGQGKVGRYALIPLAELGRPRIDVLMTASGIFRDIFAGTMDMLDRLVREAASADEPPTMNYIRKHVQEMMATGKTFDQATARIFTQAAGTYGTDVDEAIEGSAWEKREELEELFIKRNAYAFGGRQNGEARPEVLRTLLGTVSRVAQEIDSVEYGLTDMQHYYGYSGALKAAAERATGQRVPLNFVESFTAETKLQTLEQTLRVEYRTKFLNPKWYEGMLRHGHNGAAEIASRFTYMLGWSATTDAVDQWVYDEAAQTFVLDDAMRTRIEALNPAAARNMVGRLLEANARGMWQTDEATLERLRELHADLEDRLEGVVG is encoded by the coding sequence ATGAGCCAGCCACTTGAGTTTGTGATGGTGCTCGGCTTACAGCGCTACAGCCAGGATTTCTTCCGTCGTGCTGAAGCCGAAGTACGTAAAGAAGTTCCCGATTTTCGCCTGCATATCTTTGAAGATCGTGATGTCACTGCTCGTCCTGCTGAGGTGGAAGCGGCAATTGCCCGCTGTCAGTGTCTGATCCTCTCGCTAATCACCCTCAACGAAACGGCAGAGGTGCTGGTGCCGATGGTCGAACGTCACGATCCGCCGGTCGTCTTTTCGTTTGAGGGCTTGCCCGAAGTGATGCGTTTGAATAAGGTTGGTTCTTACAACCTTAAAGCCGGTAAAGGCATGCCAAAGCCCGTGCAGAATATTGCCCGACTGCTGGTTGGTGGGCGCGAGGAAGATGCATTCTACGGCTACGTCAAATTGCAAAAAATCACGTCTAAACTGATCAATTTCTTGCCCGGTAAACGTCTGAACGATTTTCGTAACTGGACGAATGTCAATAATTACTGGAACCATCGCAGTGTGGCGAATGCTGCCAATATGTTTAAGCTGATCCTGCGCGAGTATGGCGGGATGAGCCATTTGCGGGTTGACCCCGTGGTTGAGATGCCGAATATGGGCTTTGCCCACCCTGATGCGCCGCGTCTCTTTGCCAGTCCCGCCGAGTACGAACGCTGGGAGAAGGAGCGCAATCGCGCACGCAAAGATGTGCCGCCGCCGCTCGGCACGGTGGCAGTGTTGTCATTTCGCGCTCATATCCTGTCTGGCGCCGACTATCATCACAAAATTGTGCGCGCTCTGGAAGCTGCCGGATTGCGCGTGTTGCCGATTTTTGTAATGGGTATCGAGAGCCATATCGTGGTGCGCGAGTGGCTAAGCCATATGAAGGTTGATCTGGTGATTAATACGATGGGCTTTCCCCTCGTTGGTGGACCTGCCGGTTCGACCAAGGCCGGGTTAACGGTTGATGTGGCTCGCGAGCTGTTGAGTAAACTCGATACCCCCTATATCGTGGCTCAACCACTGTTCGTGCAGGATGAAGATGACTGGCGTGAGCGTGGCGTAGGGCCGTTGCAGAGTACGTTTCTCTTCAGTTTGCCGGAGATGGATGGGGCAGTCGCCCCGGTTGTGCTCGGCGGGATGCGGGGTAGTACGATCACGACTGTTCCGGATCGGCTTGAGCGGCTGGCCCGCATGGCCCGTGGGTTTGTCCGGCTGCGCAAGAAAGCGAATCGGGACAAGAAGGTGGCAATCATCGTCTACAACTATCCGCCAGGTCAGGGGAAGGTGGCCACGGCTGCCCTGCTTGATGTGCCGGCCAGTCTGATTGCGATCCTCGACCGGCTGGCGGCTGAAGGGTACGATGTGGGCCGTTACCCCCGCGATCCGGCTGTCTTTGCCCGCTGCCTTGAGGGTCTGGTGAGCGATCAGCCGCTGCCACCCGGCCATCCGCCGGTAGTGATTGGTACCAGCGCCGACCGCCAGGATTTTTATCGCTGGCTCCGGCCAATCGATCAAGAGCGGATCAACGCACGGTGGGGCGAATTTCCCGGTGATATTGCACCGCTCGGTCGCGACAAGGTGCGGCTGGCCGGTACCCAGATTGGGAATATCTTTATCGGTGTGCAACCGGTGATCGGTATGCCCGGTGACCCGATGCGTCTGCTCTTCGACAAAGAAAACACACCGCACCATCAATACGCGCTCTTCTACCGCTATCTCAGCGAGCAGTTTGGAGCCGATGCAATTATCCATCTCGGTATGCACGGTACCGCCGAGTGGATGCCCGGCGTGCAACTCGGTGTGACCGACCGCTGCTGGCCTGATGTGTTGTTGGGTGAGGTGCCCAATTTCTACGTCTATCCCATCAATAACCCCGCCGAAGCCAATATTGCCAAGCGTCGCGGCTACAGCACGATCATCGGTCACGCCATCCCGCCGTATGGTCGTGCCGGGTTGTACCGCGAATTGCAGGCCCTGCAAGACCTGCTGACTGAATATCGCGAGCGTCCGGCAGCTCTGGCCGATGATGATCAAAGCCCTGAAGCGGTAGCGATTATGCAAAAGATCGCTCTGCTCAATCTGGATCAGGATTTGGTGCGCCAGCCCGATGAACCGTTCAGCCGTTTTGCGTCGCGTGCGTATGCGTATCTGCGCGATCTGGCAACCACCATGATCACGGATCGGCTGCATGTGCTGGGTAGCGCACCACCACCGGAAGAACAGCTTACGCTAATCGTCGAAACGCTGAAGGTGCCACGGGGCGAACTGCCCGGCCTGGCCGATCTGCTGTTGTCGGCACGGCAGCCCGGTTTGCGCTACAACGAATTACTGGCACAGGCGCGTCAGGGTGATGCCACCGCATTAGCCTTGCGCGAAGAGATTGAAACCCGCTGTACTGAGCTGGTGCAGCAGACTGTCTTCGGCCAGATGACCCCTGAACGGGCTGCGCAGACCTTTGGTCTGCCAGTAGCGGAGGTTACAGGTCTGGTACAGCACGGGCGGGCCTTGCTGGCTGCATTGCGCGACAACACACAGGAGCTGGATTTTCTGATGCATGGTCTGGCCGGACGCTACATTCCGGCAGCCCCCGGCGGTGACATCATTCGCGATGGTGTGACCGTGTTGCCGACCGGACGCAACATTCACAGCCTTGATCCGTTCCGCGTGCCGACAGATAGTGCCTATGAGCGCGGTGTTCGCATTGCCGAGGCGCTCATTGCTGCTCATCGCGCCGAGACCGGTCAGTACCCGGAGACGATTGCCCAGGTGCTGTGGGGGCTGGATGCGATCAAGACCAAAGGCGAGTCGATTGGGATTGTCCTCGGCCTGATCGGAGCGCGACCGGTCAAGGATGGTCAGGGTAAGGTGGGTCGTTATGCCCTGATCCCACTAGCTGAACTGGGGCGACCACGGATCGACGTGCTCATGACCGCTTCCGGCATCTTCCGCGATATTTTTGCCGGTACCATGGATATGCTTGATCGCCTGGTGCGTGAGGCTGCGTCGGCTGATGAACCACCGACCATGAACTACATCCGCAAACACGTGCAAGAGATGATGGCTACCGGGAAGACCTTCGATCAGGCGACCGCCCGCATCTTTACCCAGGCCGCCGGTACCTACGGGACTGATGTTGACGAGGCGATTGAAGGCAGCGCCTGGGAAAAACGGGAAGAACTTGAGGAGCTGTTTATCAAGCGGAATGCGTATGCCTTCGGTGGACGGCAAAACGGTGAGGCACGTCCCGAAGTCCTGCGCACCTTGCTCGGCACGGTGAGTCGAGTGGCCCAGGAGATCGACAGCGTCGAATATGGTCTCACCGACATGCAGCACTACTACGGTTATTCAGGAGCCTTAAAAGCGGCTGCCGAACGGGCCACCGGTCAGCGCGTACCGCTCAATTTTGTTGAGAGCTTTACGGCTGAGACCAAACTGCAAACCCTGGAGCAGACGCTGCGGGTCGAATACCGCACGAAATTCCTCAACCCGAAGTGGTACGAGGGCATGTTGCGCCACGGCCACAATGGTGCCGCCGAGATTGCCAGCCGCTTCACCTACATGCTGGGGTGGAGCGCCACCACCGATGCGGTCGATCAGTGGGTCTACGACGAAGCAGCCCAAACCTTCGTGCTCGACGATGCCATGCGAACCCGAATTGAAGCTCTCAACCCGGCGGCAGCGCGCAATATGGTAGGGCGTTTGCTGGAAGCGAACGCAAGAGGGATGTGGCAGACCGATGAGGCAACCCTCGAACGGCTACGCGAACTACACGCCGACCTGGAAGACCGTTTAGAGGGTGTGGTTGGGTAA
- the purL gene encoding phosphoribosylformylglycinamidine synthase subunit PurL, with product MPLYLVTVASSAIRSPQHLYLLAGAELMPSAVTSLADQLLHDPVVQQVHWQVVEDGQALTDPFLPPTDALVIEVAYRPGVTDSEGESVVEGARRLGIRSLEHARSLRRYILPATTDPAQAAADLAIDVVQTTIAYHPGDQTTARAAFYALLVAEPHPTTPHVAMVPLRTADDAELMAISQRGVLALDLAEMRAIQAYFVAQGRDPTDGELETIAQTWSEHCSHKTFKARVQYSQPPEDLSVDSEHYPMLARLAVGNCTIDSLIRTFLMRATQEVLSGRQDEWVLSAFVDNAGILAFGDRHEVSYKVETHNHPSALEPFGGANTGVGGVIRDVLGVSARPIANIDVLCFGMPDAPPPPAGVLHPRRIASGVVAGIRDYGNKLGIPTVGGAVLFDPGYTANPLVYCGTVGLAPRGLHPRNVRPGDIIVVMGGRTGRDGIHGATFSSIELTHTTASEVGSAVQIGDPITEKKMLDVLLQARDAGLYSAITDCGAGGLSSAVGEMGAELGAEVHLEHVPCKYAGLQPWEIWLSEAQERMVLAVPPDRLIALLTLCTAEEVEATPIGRFTDDKRLRVFYRDLAVVDLDMHFLHEGRPQRVLNAEWQPSPALSQSPHLTNVDPEQALLALLAHPSIASKERIIRTYDHEVGGGTVIKPLVGASLAGPSDATVLQPLPGETVGLALGFGICPRYGRHDPYWMALAAIDEALRNVVAVGGDPERTAILDNFCWGDPKQPDRMAGLVRAAAACYDGAVAFGTPFISGKDSLNNEYRDAEGRRVAIPPTLLISALAEVPDIRQCVTMDVKQPGDVIYLLGATRSEFAGSHLAAVGMIDDVGALPRVDLVAARTTFRTLHQAIRAGLVRACHDLSEGGLAVAAAEMAIAGELGLHLVLDKLDVDPITALFSETPSRFLIAVDPAHTAAFEAMFAGLPLVRLGVVTGTPALRVEWQERSLINVPVTTLRDVWQHSLDVINVKDSDL from the coding sequence ATGCCACTCTATCTGGTTACGGTGGCGTCATCTGCCATCAGATCACCACAGCACCTCTACCTGCTGGCCGGCGCTGAACTTATGCCATCAGCAGTCACATCGTTAGCCGATCAACTGTTACACGATCCGGTGGTGCAACAGGTTCACTGGCAAGTCGTTGAAGACGGTCAGGCGCTCACCGATCCGTTTCTACCGCCAACTGATGCGTTGGTGATTGAAGTTGCCTACCGTCCCGGTGTAACCGATAGTGAAGGTGAGAGTGTAGTTGAAGGGGCGCGTCGGCTGGGCATTCGCAGTCTGGAACATGCCCGCTCGTTGCGCCGGTATATTCTACCTGCGACGACCGATCCCGCGCAGGCAGCGGCGGATCTTGCAATTGATGTCGTCCAAACCACTATTGCCTACCATCCCGGTGACCAGACGACGGCACGGGCCGCTTTTTACGCACTGCTGGTCGCCGAGCCACATCCCACTACCCCGCACGTGGCGATGGTTCCTCTCCGTACTGCCGATGACGCTGAGCTGATGGCGATCAGTCAACGTGGTGTGCTGGCGCTTGATCTGGCCGAGATGCGTGCGATACAGGCCTATTTTGTTGCCCAGGGCCGCGATCCGACCGATGGTGAACTTGAGACTATCGCCCAGACCTGGAGTGAACACTGTTCCCATAAGACGTTCAAAGCCCGCGTACAGTATTCTCAACCACCAGAAGATCTATCGGTTGACAGCGAGCACTATCCGATGCTTGCCCGACTTGCCGTCGGCAACTGCACCATTGATAGCCTCATCCGCACCTTTCTGATGCGGGCAACCCAAGAGGTGCTCTCTGGGCGTCAGGATGAATGGGTGTTGAGTGCCTTTGTTGATAACGCCGGCATTCTGGCCTTTGGGGATCGTCACGAGGTTTCGTACAAGGTCGAGACCCACAACCATCCCAGCGCCCTCGAACCGTTCGGCGGCGCGAATACCGGTGTGGGTGGTGTCATCCGCGATGTGCTGGGGGTTTCGGCACGCCCGATTGCCAATATTGACGTGCTCTGTTTCGGCATGCCCGACGCACCGCCACCACCGGCAGGCGTGCTGCATCCGCGCCGGATCGCCAGCGGGGTGGTCGCCGGGATTCGTGACTACGGAAATAAACTCGGTATTCCGACTGTTGGCGGTGCAGTGCTGTTCGATCCCGGCTATACCGCCAATCCATTGGTCTACTGTGGCACCGTTGGCCTCGCCCCGCGTGGTCTCCACCCGCGAAACGTGCGTCCGGGAGACATTATTGTGGTTATGGGTGGCCGCACCGGGCGTGATGGGATTCACGGTGCAACCTTCTCCAGCATCGAACTGACGCACACGACTGCCAGTGAGGTGGGCAGTGCGGTACAGATCGGTGACCCGATCACCGAGAAGAAAATGCTCGACGTGCTCTTGCAGGCACGTGATGCCGGCCTCTATTCGGCAATTACCGATTGTGGTGCAGGTGGCTTATCGTCCGCAGTCGGCGAAATGGGGGCTGAACTGGGTGCCGAAGTGCATCTCGAACACGTTCCCTGCAAGTATGCCGGTTTGCAACCGTGGGAAATCTGGCTTTCCGAGGCGCAGGAGCGGATGGTGCTGGCAGTACCGCCCGACCGCCTGATCGCTCTGCTCACGCTGTGTACGGCTGAGGAGGTGGAGGCGACCCCGATTGGCCGCTTCACCGACGATAAGCGGCTGCGCGTTTTCTATCGCGATCTGGCAGTTGTCGATCTCGACATGCACTTCCTCCACGAAGGCCGCCCCCAGCGGGTGCTGAATGCCGAATGGCAGCCTTCACCGGCGTTGAGTCAATCACCACACCTGACCAACGTCGATCCAGAGCAGGCCCTGCTGGCCCTCCTCGCCCATCCTTCAATCGCCTCCAAGGAGCGTATCATCCGCACCTACGATCACGAAGTCGGTGGTGGTACGGTTATCAAACCGCTGGTTGGTGCCAGCCTGGCCGGGCCTTCCGATGCGACCGTTCTGCAGCCTCTCCCTGGTGAGACTGTCGGGCTGGCGTTAGGCTTTGGCATCTGCCCGCGCTACGGACGACACGATCCCTACTGGATGGCCCTGGCCGCAATTGATGAGGCACTGCGTAATGTTGTCGCAGTGGGGGGCGATCCTGAGCGGACGGCTATTCTCGATAACTTCTGCTGGGGCGATCCAAAGCAACCTGATCGCATGGCCGGCCTGGTACGGGCAGCCGCTGCCTGTTACGACGGTGCCGTTGCCTTCGGCACCCCCTTTATCAGCGGGAAAGACTCGCTCAACAACGAATATCGCGACGCCGAAGGCCGCCGGGTTGCCATCCCGCCGACCCTCCTGATCTCGGCGCTGGCCGAGGTGCCGGACATCCGACAGTGTGTCACGATGGACGTGAAGCAGCCCGGCGATGTCATCTACCTCCTCGGTGCCACCCGATCTGAATTTGCCGGCAGTCATCTGGCGGCAGTCGGTATGATCGACGACGTTGGCGCCTTGCCCAGGGTTGATCTGGTGGCGGCACGCACGACGTTCCGTACTTTGCATCAGGCCATCCGCGCCGGCCTGGTGCGCGCCTGCCACGATCTCAGCGAAGGTGGGCTGGCAGTAGCCGCTGCCGAGATGGCGATTGCCGGTGAACTGGGTCTGCATCTCGTGCTCGATAAACTGGATGTCGATCCAATCACTGCCCTGTTTAGTGAAACCCCAAGCCGATTCTTAATTGCAGTTGATCCAGCCCATACAGCAGCGTTCGAGGCCATGTTCGCCGGCCTGCCGCTCGTGCGCTTAGGTGTAGTGACTGGTACACCGGCGTTACGGGTCGAGTGGCAGGAACGATCGCTGATCAACGTACCGGTAACAACCCTGCGTGATGTCTGGCAGCATAGCCTCGATGTGATCAATGTAAAGGATAGCGACCTATGA
- a CDS encoding GNAT family N-acetyltransferase — protein MTIVVVQTRPEHIPQLVIHQQVCFPHLHPDDHFDAENFANHLRLFPEGQHVALDGDRVVGQSSTFRISGEKVFHHHTFEEIVDHGNFGNHDPAGEWLYGADMSVHPDYRGRGISRMLYDARKALIRRLGLKGMVAGGMLPGYAAYRDQMTVEEYVDAVVAGRLTDPTLTPQLRNGFTVRGIIYNHIRDSNMPHAALIVWEP, from the coding sequence ATGACTATTGTCGTTGTTCAGACCAGACCTGAACATATTCCGCAGCTAGTCATTCACCAACAAGTCTGTTTTCCTCACCTGCATCCCGACGATCACTTTGACGCCGAGAACTTTGCCAATCATTTACGCCTGTTTCCCGAAGGGCAACATGTGGCCCTCGATGGTGATCGCGTCGTCGGGCAGAGTAGCACCTTCCGGATCAGCGGTGAGAAAGTCTTTCATCACCACACGTTTGAAGAGATCGTCGATCACGGCAATTTTGGCAACCACGATCCGGCAGGTGAATGGCTGTATGGCGCTGATATGAGTGTGCATCCCGATTACCGGGGACGCGGTATCAGCCGGATGTTGTACGATGCGCGCAAAGCACTTATTCGGCGTCTCGGCCTGAAAGGTATGGTCGCCGGTGGCATGCTGCCCGGCTACGCTGCCTATCGTGACCAGATGACGGTCGAAGAGTATGTGGATGCGGTTGTGGCAGGGCGTTTGACCGATCCGACCCTCACCCCTCAGTTACGGAATGGGTTTACGGTGCGCGGCATTATCTACAACCATATTCGTGATAGCAATATGCCGCATGCCGCGCTCATTGTCTGGGAACCGTGA